A DNA window from Castanea sativa cultivar Marrone di Chiusa Pesio chromosome 7, ASM4071231v1 contains the following coding sequences:
- the LOC142644100 gene encoding uncharacterized protein LOC142644100 produces MKHLHGGRMGLNSNTLWVIRLPHSMVLCILSRSLFLALVIILTLPCIFRGPESNNGSEDLNLLFRDLASEGLLRKGDKALILSSGIVRLVHHYNASYVMESDLEGQRSIPDETFDFVFTFTSSSFGDTLKLVNRVTKIGGILAILLNNKPPSPNGFRKQSNYRILHSWRYNNSTIMVFRKFSPFNEQRRLCKSNAMNFMLGGLEGVLLEPPRRTRWRSTQYQKKIKFLPDLLGDNLESYKRRVFIVVGLAEKNVAFIEWFQQNYPKRNQDFEVYNFVLVPNKEDPGRLRVDFSDWLMNNVTEEVFVVMKADAEVVEKMIKRRTICLVDELFLECNNHWWRQNMERYKSKRPYWECVALYGRLLDEGVAVHQWWGIRDLRI; encoded by the coding sequence ATGAAGCATTTGCATGGTGGAAGAATGGGTTTGAATTCCAATACCCTTTGGGTCATTAGGCTTCCTCATTCAATGGTTTTGTGCATTCTGTCAAGGTCACTGTTTTTGGCTTTGGTTATTATTCTCACATTGCCTTGTATTTTCAGAGGTCCTGaatctaacaatggttcagagGACTTGAATTTGCTTTTCCGAGATCTGGCTAGTGAAGGCCTTCTAAGAAAGGGAGATAAAGCTCTCATTTTGAGCTCCGGAATTGTGAGATTGGTTCATCATTACAATGCGAGTTATGTGATGGAATCTGATTTGGAGGGACAAAGGTCCATCCCAGATGAGACGTTtgattttgtgttcacattcaCATCATCAAGTTTTGGGGACACTCTTAAACTTGTGAATCGTGTTACGAAGATTGGAGGCATTTTGGCCATTCTATTGAACAATAAACCCCCCAGTCCAAATGGGTTTCGAAAACAATCTAATTATAGGATTTTGCACTCTTGGCGCTATAATAATTCGACCATCATGGTTTTCAGAAAATTTAGTCCTTTCAATGAACAGCGGCGACTTTGCAAGTCAAATGCAATGAACTTCATGTTAGGGGGGCTTGAAGGTGTGTTGCTAGAGCCACCTAGAAGGACTCGATGGAGATCAACTCAGTACCAGAAGAAAATCAAGTTCCTTCCTGACTTGTTGGGTGATAATTTGGAGAGTTATAAGCGGAGAGTTTTCATTGTTGTGGGTTTGGCTGAGAAGAATGTGGCTTTTATTGAATGGTTTCAGCAGAATTATCCTAAGAGGAACCAAGATTTTGAGGTTTATAATTTTGTGCTGGTGCCTAATAAAGAAGATCCCGGTCGGCTGCGTGTTGATTTTTCAGATTGGTTAATGAATAATGTGACGGAAGAAGTGTTTGTTGTGATGAAGGCAGACGCAGAAGTGGTGGagaagatgataaagagaaggacaaTCTGTTTGGTGGATGAATTGTTTTTGGAGTGTAATAACCACTGGTGGCGGCAGAATATGGAGAGATATAAAAGCAAGAGGCCTTATTGGGAGTGTGTGGCTTTGTATGGAAGGCTTTTGGATGAGGGAGTTGCTGTACACCAATGGTGGGGGATTAGAGACTTAAGAATTTGA